TGAAGACCCGTTCGAACCCGGCGTCGGCATCGTCCGGGATCTCGAAGAACAGGCCCCCGACGATGTGCCCCTCGGCGTTGTAGCACCGGACGGTACGCAGTGCCCCCGGTCGCGTGAACGGGTATCCCTGCGCTCGCCGTGGCTCTCCGCATTCGTCGGCGTGGATGAATACCGGGCCCACTTCGTCGTAGGCCGCGGGCTCGACCCCGGTCGCCTTCGCCCAGCGGCGCAGTGGCGCGTAGGAGACGAGGGCGACGCGCTCGCCGGGCTCGATGGGCCGCAGGCAGCACCGTAGGGGGCTGCCCACGCAATCAAGCGGTACACCGTCCTCGCGTGCGGTGTACGGCTGCGTCGGCCGCCCGGCGTCATCGATGTTCCGGAGTTCGCGGAGTGCGGCGGGAGGGATGGGGAGAGGCGTGTACGCGGTCATGGGACCAGTGTCCGCGGCCGCTCCTTGGCCTGGCTGGCGGAATTCGGACGTGTAGCTCACCGATCCTGACCAGGGCGGCGCTGGGACCTCTCACGCGGAGCGCGGGGGGGCGGGCCCC
This DNA window, taken from Streptomyces sp. NBC_01408, encodes the following:
- a CDS encoding DUF1203 domain-containing protein is translated as MTAYTPLPIPPAALRELRNIDDAGRPTQPYTAREDGVPLDCVGSPLRCCLRPIEPGERVALVSYAPLRRWAKATGVEPAAYDEVGPVFIHADECGEPRRAQGYPFTRPGALRTVRCYNAEGHIVGGLFFEIPDDADAGFERVFKEAFAAPEVALVHVRALEYGCFQFEVRRP